From a single Nicotiana tomentosiformis chromosome 2, ASM39032v3, whole genome shotgun sequence genomic region:
- the LOC104118734 gene encoding uncharacterized protein At4g18490 isoform X1 codes for MAESQKGAASTVKSKEKDSLLDLDIGDDFLKSLKSMSMGNDAMDFDFGPISKNKKKTFNFDKEDMDFNLDSDFGKISSFNIDIPDLDISSPCKKDRKSRETSKKESKGAVNKKKGDDFNFSFDFELDNFSFGSSQESREKAKNNQEKDSFSFGSSGETGEKANNQEKECSSKKSGNEGSGSHLNEDLGSLEDRTAQKHGASEAGMNLTIDSHIDIDKNHDTTKHSLPSNHTMGNNDTSKLQSVSSEVALEKAKISLQKKISTSTQEAVCQVEGTSLISRSESRSDTSSGLQQHVNSAADVTFFGVGTDVNKKVLLDSDKNYDKTVLESSSLEGVATSMNNASEKSILESDKHVLETNKDRTQTHSNSMYIANATEDKMQDVKVGNEIQSPTSELSASSLSNGIVAEDLTAEKRRDTGVIRSKFFMPSIKPAAQMQKTTSLTETKLSEFGNKRVGSITQSPSDEIISQDNKDDETGSKAGFPTDSGLLPMINPLQTGSQESHQVLGITMKDSQLDGEENIRALIGSLRPNEQKPKLGKSVPEKSKASSKDLFTFSSRISPPSKSQQTTTSTPCSIAVTRNITPIPTAKNTLNEGDKTLPIKAARRTLDTSSLKISAKLGSKPETSRTVLQKNMKSSKNVDQHGGFKAILQAKDNNCTERLKQMPANLSIKRKVPETNLDLTILLPSKRLSHSPSESRGSSEGTERIWHKQVNDHEHSGNGNKTSDYENCQISSRDVPMEMNIKELGRPFAIEDDDNIKKAEALSKDLDDMCSMLRKKQEEAKELLVRAVVNNNKLLLLNHPIYEEKIHRVQKFAAELMMRYQLAISH; via the exons ATGGCAGAATCTCAGAAGGGAGCAGCTTCGACTGTCAAATCAAAAGAGAAAGATTCATTACTTG ATCTGGATATTGGAGATGACTTTCTTAAGTCGTTGAAATCGATGTCTATGGGAAATGATGCAATGGATTTCGACTTTGGGCCTATatccaaaaataagaaaaagacaTTCAACTTTGACAAAGA GGATATGGATTTCAATCTTGATAGTGATTTTGGCAAGATATCATCCTTCAACATTGACATACCAGATCTTGATATCTCTTCCCCATGTAAAAAGGATCGAAAATCAAGGGAGACATCAAAAAAAGAATCCAAAGGTGCTGTCAACAAAAAGAAGGGAGATGACTTCAATTTTTCATTTGATTTTGA GTTGGATAATTTCAGTTTTGGGTCAAGCCAGGAGAGTAGAGAAAAGGCGAAGAACAACCAAGAAAAGGATAGCTTCAGTTTTGGGTCAAGCGGGGAGACTGGAGAAAAGGCGAACAACCAAGAAAAGGAATGTTCTTCTAAGAAAAGTGGTAATGAAGGCTCTGGAAGTCATCTGAATGAAGACCTTGGTTCTTTAGAGGACAGGACAGCCCAGAAACACGGTGCATCAGAGGCTGGGATGAATTTGACTATTGATTCTCATATTGACATAGATAAAAATCATGACACCACAAAACATAGTTTACCTTCAAACCATACTATGGGCAATAACGACACTTCAAAGTTGCAATCAGTTAGCAGTGAAGTTGCACTGGAGAAAGCAAAAATTTCGTTGCAGAAAAAAATATCCACCAGCACTCAAGAAGCAGTTTGCCAAGTAGAGGGAACTTCTTTGATATCACGGAGTGAATCAAGAAGTGATACTTCTTCTGGTTTACAGCAACATGTTAATTCGGCTGCGGATGTTACTTTCTTTGGTGTAGGAACAGACGTAaacaaaaaagtgcttttggactCAGACAAAAACTATGATAAGACAGTTTTAGAAAGTTCATCTTTGGAGGGTGTTGCAACATCAATGAACAATGCTAGTGAAAAGAGCATCCTTGAAAGCGATAAGCATGTTTTGGAGACCAATAAGGACAGGACTCAGACACATTCCAATAGTATGTACATTGCAAATGCTACAGAAGACAAAATGCAAGACGTGAAAGTCGGTAACGAGATTCAGAGCCCAACTTCTGAGCTTTCTGCATCCTCATTAAGCAA TGGAATAGTAGCTGAAGATTTGACAGCAGAGAAAAGAAGAGACACTGGTGTCATCAGGTCAAAGTTTTTTATGCCATCAATTAAACCTGCAGCTCAGATGCAGAAGACAACATCATTGACTGAGACAAAACTTTCTGAATTTGGTAACAAGAGAGTTGGCTCCATAACACAGAGTCCTTCAGATGAAATAAT ATCTCAAGATAACAAAGATGATGAAACTGGGAGCAAAGCTGGTTTCCCCACAGACTCTGGATTACTGCCAATGATTAACCCTCTTCAGACAGGAAGTCAGGAGAGCCACCAAGTTTTAGGCATTACTAT GAAGGACTCCCAGTTGGATGGTGAGGAAAACATAAGAGCGTTGATTGGTTCTTTGAGGCCAAATGAACAAAAACCAAAACTAGGAAAATCTGTTCCTGAGAAAAGCAAAGCAAGCAGTAAAGATCTTTTTACTTTCAG TTCCCGGATAAGTCCTCCTAGCAAAAGTCAACAGACAACTACGTCCACCCCATGCAGCATTGCTGTAACAAGAAACATAACTCCTATTCCAACTGCAAAGAATACTCTCAACGAAGGAGACAAAACACTGCCTATTAAAGCTGCCAGGAGGACTCTAGACACATCCAGCCTGAAAATTTCAGC AAAACTTGGTTCAAAGCCCGAGACATCTCGGACAGTGTTGCAAAAAAATATGAAATCCTCAAAAAATGTGGACCAGCATGGTGGTTTTAAAGCTATTTTACAAGCCAAAGACAATAATTGTACAGAGAGGCTGAAGCAAATGCCTGCTAACTTGTCCATCAAGAGGAAAGTACCAGAG ACGAATTTGGATTTGACGATCCTACTTCCGTCAAAGCGTCTTTCGCACTCACCCAGTGAAAGCAG GGGCTCCTCTGAAGGTACTGAAAGGATATGGCACAAACAg GTTAATGATCATGAGCATTCTGGAAATGGTAATAAGACCAGTGATTATGAAAATTGCCAAATCTCTTCACGTGATGTTCCTATGGAGATGAACATCAAAGAGTTAGGACGCCCTTTTGCGATAGAAGATGATGACAACATAAAGAAGGCTGAGGCTCTTTCAAAGGATCTCGATGAT ATGTGCAGCATGCTCAGGAAAAAACAGGAGGAGGCAAAAGAACTATTAGTTCGTGCTGTTGTGAACAACAATAAGCTGCTACTGCTTAACCATCCCATTTATGAAGAGAAGATA CACAGGGTTCAGAAATTCGCTGCTGAGTTGATGATGAGGTACCAACTAGCAATATCACACTAA
- the LOC104118734 gene encoding uncharacterized protein At4g18490 isoform X2, with protein MAESQKGAASTVKSKEKDSLLDLDIGDDFLKSLKSMSMGNDAMDFDFGPISKNKKKTFNFDKEDMDFNLDSDFGKISSFNIDIPDLDISSPCKKDRKSRETSKKESKGAVNKKKGDDFNFSFDFELDNFSFGSSQESREKAKNNQEKDSFSFGSSGETGEKANNQEKECSSKKSGNEGSGSHLNEDLGSLEDRTAQKHGASEAGMNLTIDSHIDIDKNHDTTKHSLPSNHTMGNNDTSKLQSVSSEVALEKAKISLQKKISTSTQEAVCQVEGTSLISRSESRSDTSSGLQQHVNSAADVTFFGVGTDVNKKVLLDSDKNYDKTVLESSSLEGVATSMNNASEKSILESDKHVLETNKDRTQTHSNSMYIANATEDKMQDVKVGNEIQSPTSELSASSLSNGIVAEDLTAEKRRDTGVIRSKFFMPSIKPAAQMQKTTSLTETKLSEFGNKRVGSITQSPSDEIISQDNKDDETGSKAGFPTDSGLLPMINPLQTGSQESHQVLGITISRISPPSKSQQTTTSTPCSIAVTRNITPIPTAKNTLNEGDKTLPIKAARRTLDTSSLKISAKLGSKPETSRTVLQKNMKSSKNVDQHGGFKAILQAKDNNCTERLKQMPANLSIKRKVPETNLDLTILLPSKRLSHSPSESRGSSEGTERIWHKQVNDHEHSGNGNKTSDYENCQISSRDVPMEMNIKELGRPFAIEDDDNIKKAEALSKDLDDMCSMLRKKQEEAKELLVRAVVNNNKLLLLNHPIYEEKIHRVQKFAAELMMRYQLAISH; from the exons ATGGCAGAATCTCAGAAGGGAGCAGCTTCGACTGTCAAATCAAAAGAGAAAGATTCATTACTTG ATCTGGATATTGGAGATGACTTTCTTAAGTCGTTGAAATCGATGTCTATGGGAAATGATGCAATGGATTTCGACTTTGGGCCTATatccaaaaataagaaaaagacaTTCAACTTTGACAAAGA GGATATGGATTTCAATCTTGATAGTGATTTTGGCAAGATATCATCCTTCAACATTGACATACCAGATCTTGATATCTCTTCCCCATGTAAAAAGGATCGAAAATCAAGGGAGACATCAAAAAAAGAATCCAAAGGTGCTGTCAACAAAAAGAAGGGAGATGACTTCAATTTTTCATTTGATTTTGA GTTGGATAATTTCAGTTTTGGGTCAAGCCAGGAGAGTAGAGAAAAGGCGAAGAACAACCAAGAAAAGGATAGCTTCAGTTTTGGGTCAAGCGGGGAGACTGGAGAAAAGGCGAACAACCAAGAAAAGGAATGTTCTTCTAAGAAAAGTGGTAATGAAGGCTCTGGAAGTCATCTGAATGAAGACCTTGGTTCTTTAGAGGACAGGACAGCCCAGAAACACGGTGCATCAGAGGCTGGGATGAATTTGACTATTGATTCTCATATTGACATAGATAAAAATCATGACACCACAAAACATAGTTTACCTTCAAACCATACTATGGGCAATAACGACACTTCAAAGTTGCAATCAGTTAGCAGTGAAGTTGCACTGGAGAAAGCAAAAATTTCGTTGCAGAAAAAAATATCCACCAGCACTCAAGAAGCAGTTTGCCAAGTAGAGGGAACTTCTTTGATATCACGGAGTGAATCAAGAAGTGATACTTCTTCTGGTTTACAGCAACATGTTAATTCGGCTGCGGATGTTACTTTCTTTGGTGTAGGAACAGACGTAaacaaaaaagtgcttttggactCAGACAAAAACTATGATAAGACAGTTTTAGAAAGTTCATCTTTGGAGGGTGTTGCAACATCAATGAACAATGCTAGTGAAAAGAGCATCCTTGAAAGCGATAAGCATGTTTTGGAGACCAATAAGGACAGGACTCAGACACATTCCAATAGTATGTACATTGCAAATGCTACAGAAGACAAAATGCAAGACGTGAAAGTCGGTAACGAGATTCAGAGCCCAACTTCTGAGCTTTCTGCATCCTCATTAAGCAA TGGAATAGTAGCTGAAGATTTGACAGCAGAGAAAAGAAGAGACACTGGTGTCATCAGGTCAAAGTTTTTTATGCCATCAATTAAACCTGCAGCTCAGATGCAGAAGACAACATCATTGACTGAGACAAAACTTTCTGAATTTGGTAACAAGAGAGTTGGCTCCATAACACAGAGTCCTTCAGATGAAATAAT ATCTCAAGATAACAAAGATGATGAAACTGGGAGCAAAGCTGGTTTCCCCACAGACTCTGGATTACTGCCAATGATTAACCCTCTTCAGACAGGAAGTCAGGAGAGCCACCAAGTTTTAGGCATTACTAT TTCCCGGATAAGTCCTCCTAGCAAAAGTCAACAGACAACTACGTCCACCCCATGCAGCATTGCTGTAACAAGAAACATAACTCCTATTCCAACTGCAAAGAATACTCTCAACGAAGGAGACAAAACACTGCCTATTAAAGCTGCCAGGAGGACTCTAGACACATCCAGCCTGAAAATTTCAGC AAAACTTGGTTCAAAGCCCGAGACATCTCGGACAGTGTTGCAAAAAAATATGAAATCCTCAAAAAATGTGGACCAGCATGGTGGTTTTAAAGCTATTTTACAAGCCAAAGACAATAATTGTACAGAGAGGCTGAAGCAAATGCCTGCTAACTTGTCCATCAAGAGGAAAGTACCAGAG ACGAATTTGGATTTGACGATCCTACTTCCGTCAAAGCGTCTTTCGCACTCACCCAGTGAAAGCAG GGGCTCCTCTGAAGGTACTGAAAGGATATGGCACAAACAg GTTAATGATCATGAGCATTCTGGAAATGGTAATAAGACCAGTGATTATGAAAATTGCCAAATCTCTTCACGTGATGTTCCTATGGAGATGAACATCAAAGAGTTAGGACGCCCTTTTGCGATAGAAGATGATGACAACATAAAGAAGGCTGAGGCTCTTTCAAAGGATCTCGATGAT ATGTGCAGCATGCTCAGGAAAAAACAGGAGGAGGCAAAAGAACTATTAGTTCGTGCTGTTGTGAACAACAATAAGCTGCTACTGCTTAACCATCCCATTTATGAAGAGAAGATA CACAGGGTTCAGAAATTCGCTGCTGAGTTGATGATGAGGTACCAACTAGCAATATCACACTAA
- the LOC104118734 gene encoding uncharacterized protein At4g18490 isoform X3: MAESQKGAASTVKSKEKDSLLDLDIGDDFLKSLKSMSMGNDAMDFDFGPISKNKKKTFNFDKEDMDFNLDSDFGKISSFNIDIPDLDISSPCKKDRKSRETSKKESKGAVNKKKGDDFNFSFDFELDNFSFGSSQESREKAKNNQEKDSFSFGSSGETGEKANNQEKECSSKKSGNEGSGSHLNEDLGSLEDRTAQKHGASEAGMNLTIDSHIDIDKNHDTTKHSLPSNHTMGNNDTSKLQSVSSEVALEKAKISLQKKISTSTQEAVCQVEGTSLISRSESRSDTSSGLQQHVNSAADVTFFGVGTDVNKKVLLDSDKNYDKTVLESSSLEGVATSMNNASEKSILESDKHVLETNKDRTQTHSNSMYIANATEDKMQDVKVGNEIQSPTSELSASSLSNGIVAEDLTAEKRRDTGVIRSKFFMPSIKPAAQMQKTTSLTETKLSEFGNKRVGSITQSPSDEIISQDNKDDETGSKAGFPTDSGLLPMINPLQTGSQESHQVLGITMKDSQLDGEENIRALIGSLRPNEQKPKLGKSVPEKSKASSKDLFTFSSRISPPSKSQQTTTSTPCSIAVTRNITPIPTAKNTLNEGDKTLPIKAARRTLDTSSLKISAKLGSKPETSRTVLQKNMKSSKNVDQHGGFKAILQAKDNNCTERLKQMPANLSIKRKVPEGLL, translated from the exons ATGGCAGAATCTCAGAAGGGAGCAGCTTCGACTGTCAAATCAAAAGAGAAAGATTCATTACTTG ATCTGGATATTGGAGATGACTTTCTTAAGTCGTTGAAATCGATGTCTATGGGAAATGATGCAATGGATTTCGACTTTGGGCCTATatccaaaaataagaaaaagacaTTCAACTTTGACAAAGA GGATATGGATTTCAATCTTGATAGTGATTTTGGCAAGATATCATCCTTCAACATTGACATACCAGATCTTGATATCTCTTCCCCATGTAAAAAGGATCGAAAATCAAGGGAGACATCAAAAAAAGAATCCAAAGGTGCTGTCAACAAAAAGAAGGGAGATGACTTCAATTTTTCATTTGATTTTGA GTTGGATAATTTCAGTTTTGGGTCAAGCCAGGAGAGTAGAGAAAAGGCGAAGAACAACCAAGAAAAGGATAGCTTCAGTTTTGGGTCAAGCGGGGAGACTGGAGAAAAGGCGAACAACCAAGAAAAGGAATGTTCTTCTAAGAAAAGTGGTAATGAAGGCTCTGGAAGTCATCTGAATGAAGACCTTGGTTCTTTAGAGGACAGGACAGCCCAGAAACACGGTGCATCAGAGGCTGGGATGAATTTGACTATTGATTCTCATATTGACATAGATAAAAATCATGACACCACAAAACATAGTTTACCTTCAAACCATACTATGGGCAATAACGACACTTCAAAGTTGCAATCAGTTAGCAGTGAAGTTGCACTGGAGAAAGCAAAAATTTCGTTGCAGAAAAAAATATCCACCAGCACTCAAGAAGCAGTTTGCCAAGTAGAGGGAACTTCTTTGATATCACGGAGTGAATCAAGAAGTGATACTTCTTCTGGTTTACAGCAACATGTTAATTCGGCTGCGGATGTTACTTTCTTTGGTGTAGGAACAGACGTAaacaaaaaagtgcttttggactCAGACAAAAACTATGATAAGACAGTTTTAGAAAGTTCATCTTTGGAGGGTGTTGCAACATCAATGAACAATGCTAGTGAAAAGAGCATCCTTGAAAGCGATAAGCATGTTTTGGAGACCAATAAGGACAGGACTCAGACACATTCCAATAGTATGTACATTGCAAATGCTACAGAAGACAAAATGCAAGACGTGAAAGTCGGTAACGAGATTCAGAGCCCAACTTCTGAGCTTTCTGCATCCTCATTAAGCAA TGGAATAGTAGCTGAAGATTTGACAGCAGAGAAAAGAAGAGACACTGGTGTCATCAGGTCAAAGTTTTTTATGCCATCAATTAAACCTGCAGCTCAGATGCAGAAGACAACATCATTGACTGAGACAAAACTTTCTGAATTTGGTAACAAGAGAGTTGGCTCCATAACACAGAGTCCTTCAGATGAAATAAT ATCTCAAGATAACAAAGATGATGAAACTGGGAGCAAAGCTGGTTTCCCCACAGACTCTGGATTACTGCCAATGATTAACCCTCTTCAGACAGGAAGTCAGGAGAGCCACCAAGTTTTAGGCATTACTAT GAAGGACTCCCAGTTGGATGGTGAGGAAAACATAAGAGCGTTGATTGGTTCTTTGAGGCCAAATGAACAAAAACCAAAACTAGGAAAATCTGTTCCTGAGAAAAGCAAAGCAAGCAGTAAAGATCTTTTTACTTTCAG TTCCCGGATAAGTCCTCCTAGCAAAAGTCAACAGACAACTACGTCCACCCCATGCAGCATTGCTGTAACAAGAAACATAACTCCTATTCCAACTGCAAAGAATACTCTCAACGAAGGAGACAAAACACTGCCTATTAAAGCTGCCAGGAGGACTCTAGACACATCCAGCCTGAAAATTTCAGC AAAACTTGGTTCAAAGCCCGAGACATCTCGGACAGTGTTGCAAAAAAATATGAAATCCTCAAAAAATGTGGACCAGCATGGTGGTTTTAAAGCTATTTTACAAGCCAAAGACAATAATTGTACAGAGAGGCTGAAGCAAATGCCTGCTAACTTGTCCATCAAGAGGAAAGTACCAGAG GGGCTCCTCTGA